In one window of Planctomycetota bacterium DNA:
- the acpP gene encoding acyl carrier protein — MSDVGQRIIEIVAEQLGADKSQIARETSFINDLGADSLDTVEIVMEIEDEFDIDVPQEDAEKIQTVGQAIDYVERHL, encoded by the coding sequence GTGAGCGACGTCGGTCAGCGGATCATCGAGATCGTCGCGGAACAACTGGGGGCCGACAAGTCGCAAATCGCCCGCGAAACGTCGTTCATCAACGACCTGGGGGCGGATTCCCTCGACACGGTCGAAATCGTCATGGAGATCGAGGACGAGTTCGACATCGACGTCCCCCAGGAAGACGCCGAAAAGATCCAGACGGTCGGCCAGGCGATCGACTATGTGGAGAGGCACCTGTAA